The region ATGAACCCGGCTCCAGTGCCGGGTTCAGGCTACTTAGAAACCTTCAGGTCGTCATTCCGGACGGGAGATCCGGGACCGGTGAGCTGAGGTCTGTCAGATGGAAGAGGAAGACTTCCTGGCTCTCCGATCCCGGCTCGCGCTGCGCTTGGCCGGGATGAAGAGGGAGAGGAAGTCCTTCGTCAGCAAGTTAAACCCGGCGCCTCTGCCGGGTTTTTTATTGGGGCCTGTTGTTCTAGAACGGCAGGCGTTTTCAGATTCAAGGCCTCCATTTTGGCACTAATCGCAGCTAAGCAAGAGCCGATGGAAGAGGCGCGTTATTCCGAACGGCGGTTTCTGGCAGCGGGTCTCGCCGTCTCGCTGTTGCTCCACGTCCTCGTCGCCGTGGTGCTGGTGACCAATTTCCAGCTCTCGGTGCCCGAGCCGCCGGTCGACCCGATCGAAGTGGAACTGGTGCCCGACACGGAACCGCGGACCGAGGAGACCGAAATCCCGGAGCCGGAAGAAGTTCAGCCCGAAGAGGCCGAACCGGAGGCACCCGTGCCGGCGCCCCCGCCGGCCGAGCAAGCCGAAGCTCAGGAGCCGCCGGCCCCAAGCGAGGCACCGGTGATGCAGCCGGTGGAAGAGTTCGGCGAAGAGGACACCGGACCGCAGGCCCCCGAAGAAGAGACGGTCGAAGAAGAGACGGCGGAGGAAGTGCCGGCCGCCGAAGAAGAGGTGATCGCGGAGGCTGTGCCCGATACTTCCGATGAACCGGCCCCGCAAGAACCTGACCCGGCACGGCCGGACGGGCAGGACGTCGCCGTTGCCGACGAAGTGTCTGAACCCGAGGAAAACCCTGAGCTTCAATCCGGCGCGGAGACGGAAGCAGAGGCGGACACTGCCGACGAGCAGGTGGAGGAGGGGCCCGTGGATGGGGAGGCGCCGGCACAGGATTTCGGCACCGTCGGTCCGATCGTGACGGCGGTCCGGCCTGCTCCGAAACCCGCCCGGCCGTCAGCGCCTCCGGCCACTGAAGAAGCGGCAAGCCCGGGTGGCGGCGGAGCGGCGGCAGGCAT is a window of Roseibium salinum DNA encoding:
- a CDS encoding DUF930 domain-containing protein yields the protein MEEARYSERRFLAAGLAVSLLLHVLVAVVLVTNFQLSVPEPPVDPIEVELVPDTEPRTEETEIPEPEEVQPEEAEPEAPVPAPPPAEQAEAQEPPAPSEAPVMQPVEEFGEEDTGPQAPEEETVEEETAEEVPAAEEEVIAEAVPDTSDEPAPQEPDPARPDGQDVAVADEVSEPEENPELQSGAETEAEADTADEQVEEGPVDGEAPAQDFGTVGPIVTAVRPAPKPARPSAPPATEEAASPGGGGAAAGMLSARELFSENILSDPRAQTAMRGMPPGERLNLLCMTELRAQLTVTSPQPPELLPTFRPRNGNVLEPARAAFRSGGRWYDVAFRCETDRDVTRVQKFDFRIGQPIPPGEWAERGLSGF